TCGTAGGGCTCGCCGTCGATCAGTTCCCAACGCTCGCCTTCAGGCCAGGTCAGATAATCGGCATACGTATACGTCTGCTCAGGTGATCTCAAAGGATGTGCCACAGGAACTACCTCCAACCACAACATCACCCCTATCGTATCATGACCCTCCAATTTCAGCAATGAGTTGCCGATTTTTATTGATTTTCGGCATCAAGCTGCCGTAAATTGAAGATGATGAAGATTCTGCCGCGAAAGATTGATCTGCATTCACTGCTGGAGAAAAACAGCTTCTTCCTCTTCGGCCCGAGGGCGACGGGAAAGACATGCTGGATCAGGCATTCCTTGCCGCAGGCACGCCTGTTCGATCTTCTCGATTCAGATGTCTACGACCGGTTTCTGAGGCGACCCCGCCAATTGTCCGAAGAGATCGGGGAGCGGGACACGCTGGTTGTCATCGACGAGATTCAGAAACTCCCCCGGCTCCTGGATGAAGTCCATCGCCTGATCGAGGAGCGGGGCATCCGGTTCCTGCTGACGGGCTCGAGCGCCCGGCAACTGAAGCGACAAGGAGCCAATATGCTCTCCGGGCGTGCCTGGCAGGCCGGCTTCTTCCCCCTCGTATCGCCAGAGATCCCGAATTTCGATCTGCTGAGGTTCCTGAATTTCGGTGGCCTGCCTCGCGTGTATCTCTCGACAAACCCGCTGGAGGAGCTGAAAGCCTACGCGCACCTGTACATCCACGAAGAGGTGAAAAACGAGGCTCTGACCAGGAAAATCGAGAATTTCGTCCGTTTTCTCGACGTGATGGCCGCCGCGAACGGCCAGGAGGTGAACTACCAGAGCCTCGCCGGCGATTCCGGCGTTCCGCCCCGAACGATCGAAAACTACGTCGAGATTCTGAAAGACACGCTCATCGGGTTCGAACTGCTCCCCTTTACGGGAACGAGCAAACGCAAAGCCGTCTCCCGTTCGAAGTTTTTCTTCTTCGACCCCGGCGTTGCCAATTTTCTTGCAAAGCGCCTCCCCATCAGCGAGGGGAACCCCGCGTTCGGCACATCCTTTGAACACTGGATCATCCTCGAGATTCGAACCTGCCTCAGCCTCGCACGAATCGATCTTCCGTTGTGTTACTGGAGAACCACGCTCCGGGATGAAGTCGATCTGATCGTCGGCAATGACCTCGCTATCGAGATCAAGTGCACCAGGCAGGTCCAGGACAAACATCTGAAGGGCCTGAGACGCTTGAGGGAAGAAGGAAAAGTCAGAGAATACTGCCTCATCAGCCGCGACCCCGTTGCCCGAACGATCGACGGCATCAGAATTTGGCCGTACGAAGACTTCCTCGCCCGCCTGTGGGCGGGAACCATCTGGAATATCGGCTGACGTTCCACACACCCGA
This genomic interval from Candidatus Ozemobacteraceae bacterium contains the following:
- a CDS encoding AAA family ATPase encodes the protein MKILPRKIDLHSLLEKNSFFLFGPRATGKTCWIRHSLPQARLFDLLDSDVYDRFLRRPRQLSEEIGERDTLVVIDEIQKLPRLLDEVHRLIEERGIRFLLTGSSARQLKRQGANMLSGRAWQAGFFPLVSPEIPNFDLLRFLNFGGLPRVYLSTNPLEELKAYAHLYIHEEVKNEALTRKIENFVRFLDVMAAANGQEVNYQSLAGDSGVPPRTIENYVEILKDTLIGFELLPFTGTSKRKAVSRSKFFFFDPGVANFLAKRLPISEGNPAFGTSFEHWIILEIRTCLSLARIDLPLCYWRTTLRDEVDLIVGNDLAIEIKCTRQVQDKHLKGLRRLREEGKVREYCLISRDPVARTIDGIRIWPYEDFLARLWAGTIWNIG